The following nucleotide sequence is from Microbacterium imperiale.
TGCGTCGTGCGAGGAGATGTGGCTCGCGTGGCGTCATGGCGCATGCCTCGTGCCCGCGCCGCGTTCGCTCGTGCGCTCGGGGGAGGACCTGGCGCCGTGGCTGCTGCGCCAGGGCATCACCGTGGTCTCGACGGTCCCGACGCTCGCGGCGATGTGGCCGCCCGCCCTCATCGAGAATGTCCGGCTGCTCATCTTCGGCGGCGAGGCCTGCCCACCCGAGCTGGCGGCGCGGCTGGCCTCGGACGACCGCGAGGTCTGGAACACCTACGGCCCGACCGAGGCGACGGTCGTGGCGTGCGCTGCGCCCCTGACGGGCAGCGGGCCGGTGCGCATCGGCCTGCCCCTCGACGGCTGGGCGCTCGCCGTCGTCGACCGGGAGGGCGCGCCGGTGGCCGAAGGCGGGGTCGGCGAGCTCATCATCGGCGGCGTCGGGCTCGCGCGTTACCTCGACCCGGCGAAGGACGCCGAGAAGTACGCGCCGATGCCTTCACTCGGGTGGGAACGCGCGTACCGCTCGGGCGACCTCGTGCGGTTCGAGAGCGCGGGGCTGCTGTTCCAGGGGCGCGCCGACGACCAGGTCAAGGTCGGGGGACGTCGCATCGAGCTCGGCGAGGTCGAGTCGGCCCTGCAAGATCTGCCGGGCGTCTCGGGCGCGGCCGCCGCGGTCCGCACGACGGATGCCGGTGTGCCGATCCTCGTCGGCTATCTCGCGGCGCCGCCCGATTTCGACCGCCTCGCCGCGCGTGCCGCGCTCGCTGAGCGTCTTCCCGCCCCGATGGTGCCGGTGCTCGCCGTCGTCGACGATCTGCCGGTCCGCACCAGCGGCAAGGTCGACCGTGCGGCGCTGCCGTGGCCGCTGCCGGTGCTCGAGGACGCGCACGCCGATCTGACACCGGCCGAAGCGTGGCTCGCGCAGCAGTGGCAGGCGGTCCTGGGTCTGCCGGTGCCGGGGCCGAAGGCCGACTTCTTCGACCTCGGCGGCGGATCGCTCGCCGCGGCCCAGCTGGTCTCGCTCATCCGCGCTCGTGTGCCGGAGTTCTCGGTCGCCGACATCTACGACCTGCCGCGCCTGGGGGCGATGGCCCGGGCCCTCGGACCGCTTCCGGCCGCCGAGGCCGCGGCCGGCTACCACCGCCCCGAGCCCACGCCCCGCCGCACCCAGTGGGCCCAGACGCTGCTCGGGGTGCCGCCGTTCATCCTGTCGGGGGTGCGCTGGCTGTTGTACCTGCTGACCGCGGCGGCGATCCTGCGCACCAGCCCGGGCTTCGAGGTGCTGCCCGCGGTGCCGTGGCCCGTGCTCGTGGCGGGACTCGTCGTGTTCGCGACGCCGTTCGGGCGGATGGCGATCGCCGTCGTCGCCGCCCGCGTGCTGCTGAGCGGCCTGCGCGCGGGGGACTACCCGCGAGGCGGCGCGACCCACCTCCGCCTGTGGCTCGCCGAGCAGGTCGCCGACCAGATCGACGCCGTGGGCCTCGCGGGGGCGCCGTGGGCGACCCTGTACGCGCGGGCGCTCGGCGCGAAGATCGGACCCGGCGTCGACCTGCACAGCCTGCCGCCGGTGACGGGCATGCTCGAGATCGGCGAGGGAGCGGCCATCGAGCCGGAGGTCGATCTCAGCGGCTACTGGATCGACGGCGACGTCGTCCGCATCGGCGGCATCCGGATCGGCGCGGAAGCGAGCATCGGGGCGCGCAGCACGCTCGCTCCCGGCACCAAGATCGGCCGGCGGGCGGAGATCGCCCCGGGCTCGGCGGTGTTCGGCCGGGTCCGCGCGGACCAGACCTGGGCGGGGTCGCCCGCGGTGCGCGTCGGCGGCACCGCGGAGGACTGGCCGCGTCACCGGGCACCCGCGGCGAAGCGCTGGCTGTGGGCCTACGCCGTCGGCGCCGCCGCGCTGGCGTTGCTGCCGATCGCCTCGTTCGCCGTCGGTGGCCTGGTGCTCGCGCAGGGCATCCGGGGCGCGGAGACACTGGGTGACGCACTCGTCGGATCGTTCGCATGGCTGGTGCCGGCCGTCGTCACGACGGGCCTGGTGTTCGCGTCATCGGTGATCCTGCTCGTGCGTCTGCTGAGCATCGGGCTCACCGAGGGGGTTCACGCCGTCCGCAGCCGGGTCGGGTGGCAGGCCTGGGCGACCGAGCGCCTGCTCGACTCGGCACGGACGGTGCTGTTCCCGATCTACTCGAGCCTCGCGACACCTGTCTGGTTGCGACTGCTGGGCGCGCGCGTGGGCCGCGACGTCGAGGCATCGACGGTCCTGCTGCTGCCGGCGATGACGCGCATCGAAGACGGAGCGTTCCTCGCCGACGACACGATGGTCGCCTCGTACGAGCTGCACGGCGGCTGGATGCGCATCGGACCCGTCCGCATCGGACGCCGCGCGTTCCTGGGCAACTCGGGCATGGCCGCCCCCGGGCACCGTGTACCGCGCGACGGTCTGGTCGCGGTGCTGTCGGCCGCGCCGGCCAAGGCGAAGGCCGGAACGTCGTGGCTGGGCTCACCGGCCGTGCGCCTGCGCCGGCTCGCCTCGGACGCGGACGAGAGCCGCACCTACCGTCCGCCGGCCCGCCTGCGCGTGGCCCGGGCGCTGTGGGAGCTCGGCCGCATCGTGCCGGTCGTCGTCACCTGCGCGGTGGGGCTGCTCGTGCTCTTCGCGCTCGCCGCGCTCACCGCGTGGGCGGGACCGGTCGTCGCCCTGCTGCTGTCGGGCGTGGTCATGCTCGCGGCCGGAGCCGTCGCTGCCGCGATCACGGTCGCGGCGAAGTGGATCATCGTCGGGCCGATCCGTCGCGGCGAGCAGCCGCTGTGGTCGTCGTTCGTCTGGCGCACCGAGGTGTCCGACACCTTCACCGAGATGGTGGCCGCGCCCTGGTTCGCCCGGGCGGCGGCCGGCACTCCGGCCCTCGCGGTCTGGCTGCGGGCTCTCGGGGCGCGCATCGGGCGCGGCGTGTGGTGCGACAGCTACTGGCTGCCCGAGCCCGACTTGGTCGAGCTCGGCGACGGATCCACGGTCAACCGCGGGTGCGTCGTGCAGACCCACCTGTTCCATGATCGAATCATGAGCATGGATGCCGTTCGCCTCGAACCCGGCGCGACGCTCGGGCCCCACAGCGTGATCCTTCCCGCTGCGACGATCGGTGCGCACGCGACGGTCGGTCCCGCGTCTCTCGTCATGCGGGGCGAGAGCGTGCCGGTCGGCTCGCGCTGGAGCGGCAACCCCATCGGCCCCTGGCGTGCGGTCACCGTCCGCGCCTACCAGTCGACGTCGTGACGGCCGCCGCCGCGACCGATCCCTACGCTCCGCAATCGGGGGACGGCTCGTACGACGTCGAGGCCTACGATCTCGACCTGACCTACCGTGTGCGCACCAACCGATTGTCGGGCGTAGCCGTCATCGACGCGGTGGCGCGCGAAGACATCTCGGCCGTTCACGTCGACCTCGTCGGGCTCCGCGTCGAGCGGGTCGAGGTCGACGGTGCGCGGGTGCGCACGACGCGGCAGGGTCCGCGTCGGTTGCGCATCGGACTGCCGAGCGAGGTCGTCGCGGGCGATCGGTTCCGCCTGCGCATCGCCTACGCCGGTGCGCCGGCTCCACGACGCTCGCGCTGGGGCGCGATCGGGTGGGAGGAGCTGACCGACGGCGCGCTCGTCGCCGGTCAGCCCACCGGCGCCCCCACCTGGTTCCCGTGCAACGACAGGCCCGACGCCCGCGCGCCGATGCGTCTGACCGTCTCGACCGACGCCGACTACGCCGTGGTCGCGACCGGCGTCACGGCGCCCCCAGTGCGGTCTGGGGCGCTGCGCACCTGGACCTTCACGTCGAGCGTGCCGGTCGCGACGTACCTCGCGGCGGTGCACATCGGCCACTACGTCGACCAGCTGCTCGCGGGCCTGGTGCCCGTGCGCGTGGCCTTCCCGGTCGAGCACCGCGCCGCCGTGCAGCGGGCCTTCGCGCCGGTCCCCGCGATGCTCGACCTGTTCGGCGACCTCTTCGGGCCCTACCCGCAAGAGACGTGCGCGCTCGTGGTGACAGGCGACGAGCTGGAGATACCGCTCGAGGCTCAGGGCCTCGCCGTCTTCGGCGTGAATCACCTCGTCCCCGACGAGCAGCGGCTCATCGCGCACGAGCTGGCGCACCAGTGGTTCGGCAACAGCGTCGGCATCGCGGCCTGGCGCGACATCTGGCTCAACGAGGGCTTCGCCTGCTACGCCGAGTGGCTGTGGTCCGAGCGCGCGGGGGGTCCCACCGCCGCGCAGTGCGCAGCCGAGCATCACGCGCGGCTCGCCGCCCTTCCGCACGACCTGCTGCTGCGCGATCCCGGACCCGACCTCATGTTCGACGACCGCGTGTACAAGCGGGGCGCGCTCGCCCTGCATGCGCTGCGGTCGACGATGGGCGATGCCCCGTTCTTCGACCTCGTGCGCGCGTGGACGCAGCGTCACCGACACGCCCTCGTGAGCACGGACGACTTCCGAGAGCTCGTCGTCGAGCGGGCCGGCGAGCCGGCGGCATCCGTTCTCAGCGCATGGATCGATCGGATGCCGCTTCCGCCGCTGTCGCCAGGCTGATCACGAGCTCGGCGGGGCCCGCGACCTCCTGGATGCGCAGCGCTCCCGGCCGTCCGGGCACGTGCGCGAGCCAGTCGTCGCCGACGGGGATGAGTCGCACGGTAGCGGGATCGACGCGCAGACCCCGGCCGTCCGCCTTGAGCGCAGCCTCGACGCGCGTCCAGGTCGCGGCATCCGCCTTGTCGTCGCCCAGCGCGGTGCGCAGGCGGAGCCGTGCCGCGGGGTCGAGCGCGCGGAGTTCCGCATCGATCGCGAAGGCCCCGCGGCCCGCAGCGGTGGCGGCGATCGCCCACCCGCCCGCGTAGCTGACCGACACCGCGACGTCGACCGGCGCGCCGGCGTCGGTCGCCCGCGCCGGACCGTGCGCTCCGCCACACCGCGGACACACCCGTCCGATGCGGGGGACCCGGATGCCGCGATCCCGCAGCGACGCGATGAGCAGCTCGTCGGCGATGCGACGCCGGTCCTCACCCGGAGTCACGCGACGCCAGCGCACATCGGGTGCTGCGAGCATCAGACGGGGGTCAGATGCGTCTCGATCGCGACGATGCCGGCGCCGGGATTTGTTCGCGGCAAATGCACGACCGAGAACGCGCCGGTCTCGAGCGCGGAAGCGCTGCCGAGGTACGACCCGCGCAGAGTGCCGGTCGCGAGCGCCATCTCGCTGAGCAGGTCGGGGAGCACGGGGCCGTGCGTGCACAGCACGACGGGCTTGCGGGCTCGGACGCGTTCGCCGACGACGCCACGGACATCGGCCTGGCCCTGCTCCCACGCGTCCTGCGAGAGCGCGCGGGACCGATCGACCCGCTTGCTGATCGCGGCCGCGAGCGGCGCGACGGTGCGCAGGCACCGCTGGGCGTCGGACGAGACGATGCGGCGCACGCCGAAGGCGATCAGCGGACCGACGATCGCGTGCGCCTGCTTCTTGCCGCGCGGTGACAGCGGACGCGCGGCATCCTCACCGTCCCAGTCGTCGCGCGAGACAGCTTTGCCGTGGCGCAGGGCGATGAGGGGGAAGGTGTCGATGGCCTGCTCGTCGACCAGACGCACGAACTCGTCGAGGATCTCGATGTCGACCGGGTAGCTCAGTCGGCTGCGCGCCTTCTTCAGCCCCATCCACTCGAGCGCCGCGATCTCTTTGTTCGGCACGAACGACGACACCCGGATCGCCAGCTCGGTCGCCTCGGCGGCCCAGTAGTGGACGATCTTCTGCTTCTTGCTCGGCAGGCGATACTTCGAGACGCCGACGGGCGGTCCGAGCCGGACGGCGATGCCTGTCTCTTCACGGATCTCGCGCACCGCCGTCTCGGCGAGCATCTCACCGGGCTCGACCTTGCCCTTGGGCAGCGTCAGGTCGCGGTACTTCGTGCGGTGGATGATGAGCACCTTGACCTTGCCGTCGACCCACCGCCAGACGACGCCCCCGGCCGCGTACACCGCGGTGTCGGTCATCGCACCGCCCGGGCCCGGCGCCGGCGCTGCACCTGCGCCATCGTGCGGTCCTGGAGGTCGACGAGCGGCTTGCCGTCCTCGTCGAACGCGTGCCGCGTCCAGACACCGCCGTCGCCGAGGTGCCACGAGCTCGTCGCGTCGCTCATCGCGAGGTCGAACAGCGTCGTGAGCTCCTTGACGTGGGCGGGCGCGATGACGCGCACCAGAGCCTCGACCCGGCGGTCGAGGTTGCGGTGCATCATGTCGGCACTGCCGATGAAGGCCACCGGGTCACCGTCGTTGTCGAAGGCGAAGATGCGCGAGTGCTCGAGGTAGCGGCCCAGGATCGAGCGGACGGTGATGTTGTCGGTGACACCGGGGAGGTCGGTGCGCAGCGAGCAGATGCCGCGCACCCATACGTCAACGCGCACGCCGGCCTGGCTCGCGCGGTACAGCGCGTCGATGATCTGCTCGTCGACCATCGAGTTGACCTTGATGCGGATGTGTGCCGGCTTGCCGTCCAGCGCGTTGCGGCGCTCGGCCTCGATGTGACGCAGCAGCCCCTTCCGCAGGTGCAGGGGGGCGACCAGCAGTCGCTTGAACTTCTTCTCGATCGCGTAGCCGCTGAGCTCGTTGAACAGGCGGGTGAGGTCGCGGCCCACCTGTTCGTCGCTCGTGAACAGGCCGAAATCCTCGTAGAGGCGACTGGTCTTGGGGTTGTAGTTGCCCGTGCCGATGTGGCTGTAACTGCGGAGCGCGCCGTCCTCTTCGCGGATGACGTGCAGCAGCTTGCAGTGGGTCTTGAGTCCGACCAGGCCGTAGACGACGTGGACGCCCGCCTTCTCGAGCTTGCGCGCCCACACGATGTTCGCCGCCTCGTCGAAGCGGGCCTTCACCTCGACCAGGGCGAGCACCTGCTTGCCGCGCTCTGCGGCGTCGATCAGCGCCTGCACGATGGGGCTGTCGCCCGAGGTGCGGTAGAGCGTCTGCTTGATCGCCAGCACATGCGGGTCGCGCGCCGCCTGCTCGAGGAACGCCACGACGCTCGTCGTGAACGACTCGTAGGGGTGGTGCACGAGCACGTCACCGGCGCGGATGGCGCCGAAGAAGTCGGTGCGGCCGTTCTGCTCGGCCGGCTGGAACGCCGTCGCCGTCGTGGGCACGTGCGGCTTGTACCGCAACTCGGGGCGGTCGATGCGCGACAGGTCGAACAGGCCGCGAAGATCGAGCAGACCGGGAAGGCGGTAGACCTCCTGGTCGGTGATGTCGAGCTCGCCCAGCAGCAGGTCGAGGGTCACGTCATCCATGTCCTCGGTGACCTCGAGGCGGATCGGCGGGCCGAACCGGCGACGCAGCAGCTCCGCTTCGAGGGCCTGGATGAGGTTCTCGGTCTCGTCCTCCTCGATCACCACGTCCTCGTTGCGGGTGAGGCGGAAGGTGTGGTGCTGCAGGATCTCCATCCCGGGGAAGAGGTCCTCGAGGTTGTTGGCGATCAGATGCTCGAGCGGCAGGTACCGCTTGACGCTGGTGCCGGTGTTGAGCTCGACGAAGCGCGGCAGCATCGGCGGCACCTTCAGACGCGCGAACTCCTGCCGGCCCGTCTTGGCGTTGCGGATGCGGATGGCGAGGTTGAGCGACAGGCCCGAGATGTAGGGGAACGGGTGCGCCGGGTCGACCGCCAGCGGCATCAGGACGGGGAAGACCTGAGCCTGGAAGTAGTCGTAGAGCCGGCCGCGCTCGGAATCGTCGAGATCCTCCCAGCCGACGATCTCGATACCCGCCTCCGCGAGCGCGGGCTGCACCATGTCGCCCCAGACGCTGGCGTGCCGCAGCTGCAGGGCGTGCGCCTCGGACGAGATGTCGGAGAGCACCTCCTGCGGCGCGCGCCCGACGTTGGTGGGCACCGCGAGGCCGGTGACGATGCGGCGCTTGAGGCCGGCGACCCGCACCATGAAGAACTCGTCGAGGTTGCTGGCGAAGAT
It contains:
- a CDS encoding M1 family metallopeptidase yields the protein MTAAAATDPYAPQSGDGSYDVEAYDLDLTYRVRTNRLSGVAVIDAVAREDISAVHVDLVGLRVERVEVDGARVRTTRQGPRRLRIGLPSEVVAGDRFRLRIAYAGAPAPRRSRWGAIGWEELTDGALVAGQPTGAPTWFPCNDRPDARAPMRLTVSTDADYAVVATGVTAPPVRSGALRTWTFTSSVPVATYLAAVHIGHYVDQLLAGLVPVRVAFPVEHRAAVQRAFAPVPAMLDLFGDLFGPYPQETCALVVTGDELEIPLEAQGLAVFGVNHLVPDEQRLIAHELAHQWFGNSVGIAAWRDIWLNEGFACYAEWLWSERAGGPTAAQCAAEHHARLAALPHDLLLRDPGPDLMFDDRVYKRGALALHALRSTMGDAPFFDLVRAWTQRHRHALVSTDDFRELVVERAGEPAASVLSAWIDRMPLPPLSPG
- a CDS encoding RNA degradosome polyphosphate kinase encodes the protein MIDTEALDSGLGDADDDDFDPAVEDVDAELPDHRYTDRELSWLAFNQRVLELAEDPTLPVLERANFLAIFASNLDEFFMVRVAGLKRRIVTGLAVPTNVGRAPQEVLSDISSEAHALQLRHASVWGDMVQPALAEAGIEIVGWEDLDDSERGRLYDYFQAQVFPVLMPLAVDPAHPFPYISGLSLNLAIRIRNAKTGRQEFARLKVPPMLPRFVELNTGTSVKRYLPLEHLIANNLEDLFPGMEILQHHTFRLTRNEDVVIEEDETENLIQALEAELLRRRFGPPIRLEVTEDMDDVTLDLLLGELDITDQEVYRLPGLLDLRGLFDLSRIDRPELRYKPHVPTTATAFQPAEQNGRTDFFGAIRAGDVLVHHPYESFTTSVVAFLEQAARDPHVLAIKQTLYRTSGDSPIVQALIDAAERGKQVLALVEVKARFDEAANIVWARKLEKAGVHVVYGLVGLKTHCKLLHVIREEDGALRSYSHIGTGNYNPKTSRLYEDFGLFTSDEQVGRDLTRLFNELSGYAIEKKFKRLLVAPLHLRKGLLRHIEAERRNALDGKPAHIRIKVNSMVDEQIIDALYRASQAGVRVDVWVRGICSLRTDLPGVTDNITVRSILGRYLEHSRIFAFDNDGDPVAFIGSADMMHRNLDRRVEALVRVIAPAHVKELTTLFDLAMSDATSSWHLGDGGVWTRHAFDEDGKPLVDLQDRTMAQVQRRRRARAVR
- a CDS encoding NUDIX hydrolase; its protein translation is MTDTAVYAAGGVVWRWVDGKVKVLIIHRTKYRDLTLPKGKVEPGEMLAETAVREIREETGIAVRLGPPVGVSKYRLPSKKQKIVHYWAAEATELAIRVSSFVPNKEIAALEWMGLKKARSRLSYPVDIEILDEFVRLVDEQAIDTFPLIALRHGKAVSRDDWDGEDAARPLSPRGKKQAHAIVGPLIAFGVRRIVSSDAQRCLRTVAPLAAAISKRVDRSRALSQDAWEQGQADVRGVVGERVRARKPVVLCTHGPVLPDLLSEMALATGTLRGSYLGSASALETGAFSVVHLPRTNPGAGIVAIETHLTPV
- a CDS encoding Pls/PosA family non-ribosomal peptide synthetase; its protein translation is MTATVQRALDRRAETPPERTLLDVLRATTERHPEASALDDGSGALSFRELMARVGGLAARLHEAGVRRGDRIGIRMPSGSKELYLSILGVLAAGAAYVPVDADDPDERARLVFGEAAVRGIIGGTGEYVPAETAAAADRAGDANSHDADAGDAASDGRGALFAGEAPHPSTHAVVTVPQPRPDDDAWVIFTSGSTGVPKGVAVSHRSAAAFVDAEARLFVQAAPLGPGDRVLAGLSVAFDASCEEMWLAWRHGACLVPAPRSLVRSGEDLAPWLLRQGITVVSTVPTLAAMWPPALIENVRLLIFGGEACPPELAARLASDDREVWNTYGPTEATVVACAAPLTGSGPVRIGLPLDGWALAVVDREGAPVAEGGVGELIIGGVGLARYLDPAKDAEKYAPMPSLGWERAYRSGDLVRFESAGLLFQGRADDQVKVGGRRIELGEVESALQDLPGVSGAAAAVRTTDAGVPILVGYLAAPPDFDRLAARAALAERLPAPMVPVLAVVDDLPVRTSGKVDRAALPWPLPVLEDAHADLTPAEAWLAQQWQAVLGLPVPGPKADFFDLGGGSLAAAQLVSLIRARVPEFSVADIYDLPRLGAMARALGPLPAAEAAAGYHRPEPTPRRTQWAQTLLGVPPFILSGVRWLLYLLTAAAILRTSPGFEVLPAVPWPVLVAGLVVFATPFGRMAIAVVAARVLLSGLRAGDYPRGGATHLRLWLAEQVADQIDAVGLAGAPWATLYARALGAKIGPGVDLHSLPPVTGMLEIGEGAAIEPEVDLSGYWIDGDVVRIGGIRIGAEASIGARSTLAPGTKIGRRAEIAPGSAVFGRVRADQTWAGSPAVRVGGTAEDWPRHRAPAAKRWLWAYAVGAAALALLPIASFAVGGLVLAQGIRGAETLGDALVGSFAWLVPAVVTTGLVFASSVILLVRLLSIGLTEGVHAVRSRVGWQAWATERLLDSARTVLFPIYSSLATPVWLRLLGARVGRDVEASTVLLLPAMTRIEDGAFLADDTMVASYELHGGWMRIGPVRIGRRAFLGNSGMAAPGHRVPRDGLVAVLSAAPAKAKAGTSWLGSPAVRLRRLASDADESRTYRPPARLRVARALWELGRIVPVVVTCAVGLLVLFALAALTAWAGPVVALLLSGVVMLAAGAVAAAITVAAKWIIVGPIRRGEQPLWSSFVWRTEVSDTFTEMVAAPWFARAAAGTPALAVWLRALGARIGRGVWCDSYWLPEPDLVELGDGSTVNRGCVVQTHLFHDRIMSMDAVRLEPGATLGPHSVILPAATIGAHATVGPASLVMRGESVPVGSRWSGNPIGPWRAVTVRAYQSTS